Proteins co-encoded in one Taeniopygia guttata chromosome 4, bTaeGut7.mat, whole genome shotgun sequence genomic window:
- the SEC24D gene encoding protein transport protein Sec24D isoform X2, translating into MSQQGYVAAPPYSQSQPGIGGFGPPNSPLHYGHYGDPNSSYSAPQPGVSKSTVPFGSPAPVGPPPPGAQQFSQASFQNGSGTPGPQPHRFQGPSPPSNTGPSYPPYSHQSQAAFPNTAPASSTAQLADQLNSMQINSYGPGTAPSSGTSPGHPTAFQGPRVLPPAQQQMGLPPAPQLPPPPANSVNGLCAQPALPPMARQGGIPGPVPPNPNLQHLPGQPPGPGYHPQQANYGPQMAAAQLSYPGAFPGGPAQLSGPPQKKLDPDSVPSPIQVIENDKAARGGQIYATNTRGQVPPLVTTNCVIQDQGHASPRYIRCTTYCFPVTSDMAKQARIPLAAVIQPFAAVPPNETPLYLVNHGETGPIRCNRCKAYMCPFMQFIEGGRRYQCGFCNCINDVPPFFFQHLDHMGRRIDHYERPELSLGSYEYVATLDYCRDKKPPKPPAFIFMIDVSYRNIKSGLVKLICDELKILLDKLPREEQEESSAIRVGFVTYNKVLHFFNVKSSLAQPQMMVVTDVAEVFVPLLDGFLVDFEESRSVVTNLLDQIPELFADTNESETIFAPVIQAGMEALKAAECAGKLFIFHSSLPTAEAPGKLKNRDDKKLLNTDKEKTLFQPQGNYEALAKDCVASGCCVNLFLFPNQYIDVASMGLVTMYTGGTLYKYNNFQLDTDSSQFLSDLRKDVQKKMGFDATMRVRTSTGFRATDFFGAMYMNNTTDVEMAAVDCDKAVTVEFKHDDKLNEDTGALIQCAVLYTSMGGQRRIRIHNIGLNCSSQLADVYRTCETDALINFFAKSAFKAVLSQPLKTVRDILMNQTAHMLACYKKNCASPAAVSQLILPDTMKVLPVYMNCLLKSCVLAGRPEIPTDERAFHRQLVMAMGVADTQLFFYPLLLPIHSLDLKSDAVPAAIRCSEERLSEGGAFLLANGLSMFLWLGASVSPELIQGLFNVPSFAHISTEAISLPDLDNPFSKKLRHILAQIQSQKPYTMKLMIVKQREQPEMLFRQFLVEDKNIYGGASYVDFLVCIHKEISQLLS; encoded by the exons GTTTCAAGGCCCTTCACCTCCAAGTAACACAGGACCTTCCTATCCTCCCTACAGTCATCAGTCCCAAGCAGCCTTCCCAAATACTGCACCTGCTTCCTCTACAGCACAACTTGCTGACCAGCTCAACAGCATGCAGATAAATAGCTATG GTCCTGGCACTGCTCCAAGCTCTGGCACGTCTCCCGGGCATCCAACGGCTTTCCAGGGCCCGCGAgtgctgcccccagcccagcagcagatgGGTTTGCCACCTGCACCGCAGCTGCCTCCTCCACCAGCAAACAGTGTTAATGGCCTTTGTGCTCAGCCAGCATTGCCTCCTATGGCCAGGCAGGGTGGAATCCCTGGACCTGTCCCTCCAAATCCTAACTTGCAGCACCTTCCAGGACAGCCTCCAGGGCCTGGATATCATCCTCAGCAAG CAAACTATGGTCCTCAGATGGCAGCAGCTCAACTGTCCTATCCTGGTGCTTTTCCTGGTGGTCCAGCACAGCTCTCAGGCCCACCACAGAAGAAGCTTGATCCTGACTCTGTTCCAAGCCCA ATTCAAGTAATTGAGAATGATAAGGCTGCCAGGGGAGGGCAGATTTACGCCACAAACACAAGAGGACAGGTTCCTCCCCTCGTCACCACCAACTGCGTGATCCAGGACCAAG GCCACGCCAGCCCCCGGTACATCCGCTGCACCACCTACTGCTTCCCGGTGACGTCAGACATGGCCAAGCAGGCCCGCATCCCCCTGGCAGCCGTCATCCAGCCCTTTGCTGCTGTTCCGCCAAACGAG ACACCTCTTTATCTCGTAAACCATGGGGAGACCGGCCCCATCCGGTGCAACCGCTGCAAAGCTTACATGTGTCCCTTCATGCAGTTCATTGAAGGTGGCAGGAGGTACCAGTGTGGATTTTGTAACTGTATAAACGATG TCCCCCCATTCTTCTTTCAACACCTGGACCACATGGGTCGACGGATAGATCACTATGAAAGGCCTGAGCTGTCCCTGGGATCTTATGAATACGTGGCTACTTTGGATTATTGCCGA gACAAGAAGCCTCCTAAACCACCAGCTTTTATCTTCATGATTGATGTATCATACAGAAACATAAAGAGTGGGCTAGTGAAACTCATATGTGATGAACTGAAGATTCTGCTAGATAAACTTCCAAG AGAAGAGCAAGAAGAATCCTCAGCAATTCGAGTTGGTTTTGTCACTTATAACAAGGTCCTTCACTTCTTCAATGTAAAAAGCAGCTTAGCTCAGCCTCAGATGATGGTGGTCACAGATGTGGCAGAAGTTTTTGTTCCTTTGCTCGATGGCTTCCTTGTTGACTTTGAGGAATCCCGATCAGTTGTTACCAA CTTGTTGGACCAGATTCCAGAGCTGTTTGCGGACACTAACGAGAGTGAGACCATCTTCGCTCCAGTTATCCAGGCTGGCATGGAGGCACTAAAG GCTGCAGAATGTGCTGGGAAATTGTTCATCTTCCACTCTTCTCTGCCAACTGCGGAAGCGCCAGGGAAGCTGAAAAACAGAGATGACAAAAAACTGCTCAATACAGATAAGGAAAAG ACCCTCTTCCAGCCACAGGGAAATTATGAGGCCTTAGCCAAGGATTGTGTGGCCAGTGGCTGCTGTGTGAATTTGTTCCTCTTCCCAAATCAGTACATAGATGTAGCCTCCATGGGCCTTGTCACAATGTACACTGGTGGAACACTGTACAAGTACAACAATTTCCAG CTTGATACCGACAGCTCCCAGTTTTTAAGTGACCTCAGGAAGGATGTCCAAAAAAAGATGGGATTTGATGCAACAATGAGAGTTCGGACAAGTACAG GCTTCAGGGCTACAGACTTCTTTGGGGCCATGTACATGAATAACACCACGGATGTGGAGATGGCAGCAGTTGACTGTGACAAAGCAGTGACAGTGGAGTTCAAACATGATGACAAACTGAATGAAGACACCGGAGCCTTAATTCAG TGTGCTGTCCTGTACACTTCGATGGGCGGGCAGAGGCGAATCCGCATACACAACATCGGTTTGAATTGCAGCTCCCAGTTAGCTGATGTCTACAGGACTTGTGAGACCGATGCACTTATCAACTTCTTTGCTAAATCAG CTTTTAAAGCTGTTCTGAGCCAGCCCCTGAAGACAGTCAGGGACATCCTGATGAATCAGACTGCTCACATGCTGGCCTGCTACAAGAAGAactgtgccagcccagcagctgtcAGCCAG CTGATCCTGCCAGACACAATGAAGGTGCTGCCTGTGTACATGAACTGCCTGTTGAAGAGTTGTGTGCTGGCCGGCAGGCCCGAAATCCCGACCGATGAGAGGGCTTTCCACCGCCAGCTGGTCATGGCCATGGGGGTGGCTGACACACAGCTCTTCTTCtacccactgctgctgccaatT cacagcctggatcTGAAGAGTGACGCAGTCCCAGCTGCCATCCGCTGCTCCGAGGAGCGCCTCTCCGAGGGAGGGGCCTTCCTGCTGGCCAACGGGCTGAGCATGTTCCTGTGGCTGGGAGCCAGCGTGTCCCCAGAGCTCATCCAGGGGCTTTTCAACGTGCCATCCTTCGCACACATCAGCACCGAGGCC ATATCCCTGCCTGACTTGGACAATCCATTTTCTAAGAAACTGAGGCATATCCTGGCGCAAATCCAGAGCCAAAAGCCCTACACTATGAAG CTGATGATAGTGAAGCAGCGGGAGCAGCCAGAGATGCTTTTCCGCCAGTTCCTAGTAGAAGACAAGAATATTTATGGAGGAGCCTCGTATGTGGATTTCCTCGTGTGCATTCACAAAGAGATCAGCCAGCTGCTCAGTTAA